The Marivivens sp. LCG002 genome contains a region encoding:
- a CDS encoding SRPBCC domain-containing protein: MSTDPHSEITITFNGVHLINADRMVVWHALQDPAALRRCLPGCDDISGSPETGYEARLTQRFGPMTVSFAGQAKIEEVTKHSVYAIRSTGYGGLAGYAQSIANITLTDVEGGTELSYRGRTLLGGFQSSETVPHAKDLARNFADQFFEALQNTIEMQTA, encoded by the coding sequence ATGTCGACTGATCCTCACAGCGAAATCACCATAACTTTTAATGGCGTCCACCTCATCAATGCCGATCGGATGGTTGTTTGGCATGCCTTGCAAGACCCCGCCGCACTCCGACGGTGTCTTCCGGGGTGCGATGACATTTCGGGATCGCCCGAAACCGGTTACGAAGCACGCCTTACCCAGAGGTTCGGCCCGATGACCGTGAGCTTTGCGGGGCAGGCCAAAATCGAAGAAGTCACCAAGCATTCGGTTTATGCCATCCGCAGCACCGGATACGGCGGCCTTGCTGGGTATGCCCAGAGCATCGCGAATATCACCCTCACCGATGTGGAAGGCGGCACCGAGCTGAGCTATCGCGGCCGCACCCTGCTCGGAGGGTTCCAATCGAGTGAAACCGTGCCCCACGCAAAAGATCTGGCCCGCAATTTCGCGGACCAGTTCTTTGAAGCCCTGCAAAACACAATCGAGATGCAAACGGCCTAG
- a CDS encoding YdcH family protein translates to MTHVPHQLAEEFPEQAAQIRELKQNDPHFAVVAAKYEEANHLVHLAETNVKPLDDIEMLNLRKERLVLKDEIAQLLARLAA, encoded by the coding sequence ATGACCCATGTTCCCCACCAACTCGCAGAAGAGTTTCCCGAGCAAGCCGCACAAATTCGCGAGCTCAAGCAGAATGATCCCCATTTTGCCGTGGTTGCGGCCAAATACGAAGAGGCCAACCACCTTGTCCATTTGGCCGAAACCAATGTCAAACCGCTCGACGACATCGAGATGCTGAACCTGCGCAAAGAGCGCCTTGTTCTCAAGGACGAGATTGCGCAACTGCTTGCGCGGCTCGCGGCCTAG
- the betA gene encoding choline dehydrogenase, with product MQADYVIIGAGSAGCAMAYRLSEAGKSVIVIEHGGTDAGPFIQMPAALSYPMNMSLYDWGFHSEPEPHLGGRIMATPRGKVIGGSSSINGMIYVRGHAKDFDHWAESGAHGWSYADVLPYYKRMENWTSGGHGGDPAWRGTNGPLHISRGPRTNPLTRAFVEAGRQAGYPVTGDYNGAQQEGFGPFDATIHNGVRWSAANAYLKPALQRANCDLVRGFAERVEIQEGRARGVWIDRGNGAELIRANAEVIIAASSINSPKLLMLSGIGPAAHLAAHGIDVVADRAGVGQNLQDHLEMYIQMAATQPVSLYKYWNIFMKGLIGAQWLLTKKGIGASNQFESAAFIRSAAGVEYPDIQYHFLPIAVRYDGKTAAEGHGFQAHVGPMRSPSRGSVTLRSSDPKASPKIQFNYMAHEKDWADFRTCIRLTREIFAQEAFRPYAGKEIQPGADCQTDDELDDFTRQHVESAYHPCGTCKMGDASDPMAVVDPECRVIGVTGLRVADSSIFPRITNGNLNAPSIMTGEKASDHILGRTPLAPSNDEPWINPNWRTEQR from the coding sequence ATGCAGGCAGATTATGTCATTATCGGCGCGGGCAGCGCGGGTTGCGCCATGGCCTATCGTCTTTCCGAGGCGGGAAAATCGGTGATCGTGATCGAGCACGGGGGCACCGATGCGGGTCCGTTTATCCAGATGCCTGCGGCTTTGTCCTATCCGATGAACATGAGCCTTTATGACTGGGGCTTCCATTCCGAGCCCGAGCCCCATCTCGGCGGGCGTATCATGGCCACCCCGAGGGGCAAGGTCATCGGCGGGTCGTCTTCGATCAACGGCATGATCTATGTGCGCGGCCATGCAAAGGACTTTGACCATTGGGCCGAAAGCGGCGCCCATGGCTGGAGCTATGCCGACGTGCTTCCCTATTACAAACGGATGGAGAATTGGACGAGCGGCGGCCACGGCGGCGATCCCGCGTGGCGCGGCACGAACGGTCCGCTTCATATCTCGCGTGGTCCGCGCACCAATCCGCTCACCCGCGCCTTTGTCGAAGCGGGGCGGCAGGCGGGTTATCCCGTGACGGGCGACTATAACGGCGCGCAGCAAGAAGGCTTTGGTCCCTTTGATGCGACCATCCACAACGGTGTGCGCTGGTCTGCGGCCAACGCGTATCTCAAACCCGCCCTTCAGCGTGCGAACTGTGATCTGGTGCGTGGCTTTGCGGAACGCGTCGAGATCCAAGAGGGACGCGCGCGCGGCGTTTGGATCGATCGCGGCAACGGCGCCGAGCTGATCCGCGCCAATGCCGAAGTCATCATCGCCGCATCGTCGATCAATTCGCCCAAACTTCTGATGCTTTCGGGTATCGGTCCGGCCGCGCATCTTGCGGCGCATGGGATCGACGTTGTCGCCGACCGCGCAGGGGTTGGGCAAAACCTTCAAGATCACCTCGAGATGTATATCCAGATGGCGGCGACCCAGCCCGTAAGCCTCTATAAATACTGGAACATCTTTATGAAGGGGCTGATCGGCGCGCAGTGGCTCTTGACGAAAAAGGGGATCGGCGCGTCCAATCAATTCGAAAGCGCGGCCTTTATCAGATCGGCAGCGGGGGTCGAGTATCCCGATATCCAGTATCACTTCTTGCCGATTGCGGTGCGCTATGACGGCAAAACCGCAGCAGAAGGACACGGCTTCCAAGCCCATGTCGGGCCGATGCGCTCGCCCTCACGCGGGAGCGTGACACTGCGATCTTCGGACCCCAAAGCTTCGCCCAAGATCCAGTTCAATTACATGGCGCATGAAAAGGATTGGGCCGATTTTCGGACATGCATCCGCCTCACGCGCGAGATTTTTGCTCAAGAGGCGTTCCGCCCCTATGCCGGCAAAGAAATCCAGCCCGGAGCCGATTGCCAAACCGACGACGAGCTTGATGATTTTACCCGCCAGCACGTCGAGAGCGCCTATCATCCCTGCGGCACCTGCAAGATGGGGGATGCCAGCGATCCGATGGCGGTCGTCGATCCCGAATGCCGCGTGATCGGGGTGACGGGGCTCCGAGTTGCGGACAGCTCGATTTTCCCGAGGATCACCAACGGAAACCTTAATGCACCTTCGATTATGACGGGCGAAAAGGCGTCCGATCATATTCTGGGCCGCACGCCGCTTGCCCCGTCGAACGACGAGCCGTGGATCAATCCGAATTGGCGCACTGAGCAGCGCTGA
- the betC gene encoding choline-sulfatase — MSKSPNILVIMVDQLAGTFFPDGPAEWLHTPNLKKLAERSTRFENAYCASPLCAPARAAFMAGQLPSNTKVYDNAAEFASSIPTYAHHLRRAGYQTCLSGKMHFVGPDQLHGFEERLTTDIYPADFGWTPDYRKPGERIDWWYHNMGSVTGAGVAEITNQLEYDDEVAYNACRKLYDLARGHDARPWCLTVSFTHPHDPYVARKKYWDLYKDCAHLEPQIAPIPYDDQDTHSKRLMDSTDYRNFDITDEDVRKSRRAYFANISYIDDKVGEILDVLERTRQEAVIVFLSDHGDMLGERGMWFKMSFYEGSARVPLMISAPNMTPGKVTAPVSAIDVTPTLCDLAGVDMESVAPWTDGHSLVPLGQGQERTEPVFMEYAAEGSYAPMVSIVEGRFKYNRCSLDPDQLFDLAADPHELTNLADDPAYAEVLADLKGKSDAQWDMVRFDLEVRQSQARRWVAYDALRAGKYEPWDFQPHHDATNRYMRNHMDLNVVEENQRFPRGE; from the coding sequence ATGAGCAAATCTCCGAATATCCTCGTGATTATGGTGGATCAGTTGGCGGGAACGTTTTTCCCCGATGGTCCTGCCGAGTGGCTCCATACGCCCAATCTCAAAAAGCTTGCCGAGCGCTCGACGCGGTTTGAAAACGCCTATTGCGCTTCACCGCTCTGTGCGCCTGCGCGGGCGGCTTTCATGGCGGGGCAGTTGCCGTCGAACACCAAGGTGTATGACAACGCGGCGGAGTTTGCCTCTTCGATCCCGACCTATGCGCACCACCTGCGCCGCGCGGGCTATCAAACCTGTCTCTCGGGCAAGATGCACTTTGTCGGCCCCGACCAGCTCCACGGTTTTGAAGAGCGTCTGACCACAGACATATATCCCGCCGATTTCGGCTGGACCCCCGACTATCGCAAACCCGGAGAGCGGATCGACTGGTGGTATCACAACATGGGATCGGTCACGGGAGCAGGGGTCGCCGAGATTACCAACCAGCTCGAATACGATGACGAGGTGGCCTATAACGCCTGCCGCAAGCTCTATGATCTTGCACGCGGCCATGATGCCCGTCCGTGGTGTTTGACGGTCAGTTTCACGCATCCGCACGACCCCTATGTCGCACGCAAGAAATACTGGGATCTCTACAAGGATTGCGCCCATCTCGAGCCGCAAATCGCACCGATCCCCTATGACGATCAGGACACCCATTCCAAGCGTCTGATGGACAGCACGGACTACAGGAACTTCGACATCACCGACGAGGATGTGCGCAAGTCCCGCCGCGCCTACTTTGCGAATATCAGCTACATCGACGACAAGGTCGGTGAAATTCTCGATGTGCTCGAACGCACCAGACAAGAGGCCGTCATCGTCTTCCTGTCTGATCATGGCGACATGCTGGGCGAGCGCGGAATGTGGTTCAAGATGTCCTTTTACGAAGGCTCTGCGCGGGTCCCGCTGATGATCTCGGCGCCGAATATGACCCCCGGGAAGGTTACTGCGCCCGTCTCTGCAATCGATGTGACGCCCACGCTTTGCGATCTGGCGGGGGTCGATATGGAAAGCGTCGCCCCTTGGACCGATGGCCATAGCCTTGTGCCTCTGGGGCAAGGGCAAGAGCGCACCGAGCCTGTCTTTATGGAATACGCTGCCGAAGGCTCCTATGCGCCGATGGTTTCCATCGTAGAGGGTCGCTTCAAATATAACCGCTGCAGCCTCGATCCCGATCAGCTTTTCGATCTCGCGGCCGATCCCCATGAGCTGACCAATCTTGCCGATGACCCCGCCTATGCCGAGGTCTTGGCCGATTTGAAAGGCAAGTCGGACGCACAGTGGGATATGGTGCGCTTTGATCTTGAAGTGCGGCAAAGCCAAGCGCGCCGCTGGGTGGCCTATGATGCGCTGCGCGCGGGCAAATACGAGCCTTGGGATTTCCAGCCGCATCACGATGCCACCAACCGATACATGCGAAACCACATGGACTTGAATGTGGTCGAGGAAAATCAACGCTTCCCCCGTGGAGAATGA
- the betI gene encoding transcriptional regulator BetI, whose translation MPKVGMEPIRRDALLKATIAEIGRTGTMDVTVSQIAKKAGMSSALAHHYFGGKEQIFLAAMRHVLTVYGAEVRGALAMADTPKERLKAIVCAGFSSTNFRKDVIATWLNFYVLAQRSHDANRLLLVYKGRLHSNLVHALRPLVGQRAPEVADRIGGLIDGIYIRQVLGATPPSGKDAVRQVLTAIELELGTR comes from the coding sequence ATGCCTAAGGTTGGAATGGAGCCTATACGGCGCGATGCGCTATTGAAAGCGACGATCGCAGAGATCGGCCGCACAGGAACCATGGACGTCACCGTTAGCCAGATTGCCAAGAAAGCAGGGATGTCTTCCGCTCTCGCCCATCATTACTTTGGCGGCAAGGAACAGATTTTTCTCGCCGCGATGCGACATGTCTTGACGGTTTACGGTGCCGAAGTGCGCGGCGCTCTGGCGATGGCGGATACTCCCAAAGAGCGGCTCAAGGCGATTGTTTGCGCGGGCTTCAGTTCGACCAATTTCCGCAAGGACGTGATTGCGACATGGCTGAATTTCTATGTGCTCGCCCAGCGCTCGCATGATGCGAACCGTCTGCTTCTGGTTTACAAGGGGCGGCTCCACTCGAACCTTGTCCATGCGCTGCGACCGCTCGTCGGCCAACGCGCGCCCGAAGTGGCCGACAGGATCGGTGGGCTGATCGATGGTATCTACATCAGGCAGGTGCTCGGTGCGACACCGCCTTCAGGAAAAGATGCGGTGAGACAGGTCTTGACCGCGATTGAACTCGAACTTGGAACCCGATGA
- the choX gene encoding choline ABC transporter substrate-binding protein has product MKLKTTLSALAICAAVPAFADCNTVTFSDVGWTDITTTTSATKHVLEALGYDVDVKILSVPVTFASLESDDVDVFLGNWMPAQAGAIGPYLESGEIETVATNLVGTKYTLAVPTYTYEKGLQSYADIINFKDSLEGKIYGIEPGNEGNGYLVSLAEKEGTGLTGFEIVESSEQGMLAQVERAYGKGEDVVFLGWEPHPMNANFSLKYLPGGEDFFGGEGTVHTVTRKGYSEECPNLGKLFSNVTYSLEMENSIMGQILDQGADPDEATMEWLKGNKDAVMAWVDGVTTADGGDAAAAVSGAFGY; this is encoded by the coding sequence ATGAAACTCAAGACAACGCTTTCGGCGCTTGCGATCTGTGCAGCGGTGCCGGCATTCGCCGACTGTAATACCGTGACTTTCTCGGATGTTGGTTGGACCGACATCACCACGACCACCTCGGCCACCAAGCACGTTCTCGAAGCGCTCGGCTATGATGTCGACGTGAAAATCCTCTCAGTTCCGGTGACCTTTGCGTCGCTCGAATCCGATGACGTCGACGTCTTCCTCGGCAACTGGATGCCCGCTCAGGCCGGCGCGATCGGCCCCTACCTCGAGTCCGGCGAGATCGAAACCGTGGCGACCAACCTCGTCGGCACCAAATACACGCTCGCCGTTCCGACCTATACCTATGAAAAAGGTCTCCAGTCCTATGCCGACATCATCAACTTCAAGGACAGCCTTGAAGGCAAGATCTACGGCATCGAACCCGGCAACGAGGGCAACGGCTATCTCGTCTCGCTCGCCGAAAAAGAAGGCACGGGCCTGACCGGCTTCGAGATCGTCGAATCCTCGGAGCAGGGTATGCTTGCACAAGTCGAGCGCGCTTACGGCAAGGGCGAAGATGTAGTCTTCCTCGGCTGGGAACCGCACCCGATGAACGCCAACTTCTCACTCAAGTATCTTCCGGGCGGCGAAGACTTCTTCGGCGGTGAAGGCACCGTGCATACCGTCACCCGCAAAGGCTATTCGGAAGAGTGCCCGAACCTCGGCAAGCTCTTCTCGAACGTGACCTATAGCCTCGAGATGGAAAACTCGATCATGGGCCAGATCCTTGACCAAGGCGCAGATCCCGACGAGGCAACCATGGAATGGCTCAAGGGCAACAAAGATGCCGTTATGGCTTGGGTTGACGGTGTGACCACCGCCGACGGTGGCGATGCCGCCGCTGCAGTGTCGGGCGCATTCGGCTACTAA
- the choW gene encoding choline ABC transporter permease subunit produces MEWLTEEKIPVGKLAKAAFDWLKDNFEWFFESLSTAMETLIDGILWLLITPHPLVIIALFVALTWVIQRNWKTCLLVLIGFVFILNQDYWKETMQSLTLVLSACVVCMGVGVPVGIASAHRPRLYRSLVPVLDLMQTLPTFVYLIPAIVFFGIGMVPGLIATVIFVLPAPIRLTHLGISSTPVSLLEAARAFGATKRQVLWKVELPSALPQIMAGLNQTIMLSLSMVVIAALVGANGLGVPVMRALGQVNTALGFESGFVIVVVAIILDRMLRMDRK; encoded by the coding sequence ATGGAGTGGCTCACCGAGGAAAAGATACCGGTCGGCAAGCTGGCAAAAGCCGCTTTTGATTGGCTCAAAGACAATTTCGAATGGTTCTTCGAGAGCCTCTCAACTGCGATGGAGACCCTGATCGACGGTATCTTGTGGCTGCTCATCACGCCGCATCCCCTTGTAATCATTGCGCTCTTCGTTGCACTGACTTGGGTGATCCAGCGCAACTGGAAAACGTGTCTCCTTGTCCTGATCGGCTTCGTCTTCATCCTCAATCAGGATTATTGGAAAGAGACGATGCAGAGCCTTACTCTGGTGCTCTCGGCCTGCGTGGTCTGTATGGGCGTGGGGGTTCCTGTCGGTATCGCCTCGGCACACCGCCCGAGGCTCTATCGTTCGCTCGTGCCTGTGCTTGACCTGATGCAGACCCTTCCGACCTTTGTTTACCTCATTCCGGCGATTGTGTTCTTTGGCATCGGCATGGTGCCCGGCTTGATCGCAACGGTGATCTTTGTGCTTCCCGCTCCGATCCGCCTTACCCACTTGGGCATTTCCTCGACGCCTGTTTCGCTTCTTGAAGCCGCGCGTGCCTTCGGCGCGACCAAGCGACAGGTCTTGTGGAAAGTGGAGCTTCCCTCCGCCCTCCCCCAGATCATGGCGGGGCTGAACCAGACGATCATGCTTTCGCTGTCCATGGTCGTGATCGCCGCACTCGTCGGCGCAAACGGGCTTGGCGTTCCGGTGATGCGCGCCTTGGGCCAAGTGAACACCGCACTGGGATTTGAATCGGGTTTTGTCATCGTCGTCGTGGCGATCATTCTCGACCGTATGCTGAGGATGGACCGCAAATGA
- the choV gene encoding choline ABC transporter ATP-binding protein, which yields MSAVIFDNVSIVFGDNPDVALPLMDQGQDRAEIQKSTKQVLGVHNCSLEVAQGEILVLMGLSGSGKSTLLRAVNGLNPVVRGSVKVNDGKTHVDVTNADAATLRRIRLSHVSMVFQQFGLLPWRSVRENVGLGLELAGQSKTERNAKVEEQLTLVGLSDWSDRKVGELSGGMQQRVGLARAFATDAPILLMDEPFSALDPLIRSRLQDELLDLQAKLRRTIIFVSHDLDEAFKIGNRIAIMEGGRIIQCGTPREIITNPANDYVEDFVAHMNPLGVLTARDVMMEGTPGTAQKVGAETPVQEVIALMAEAEELGVTDDGQTIGVINRQSLMTRLAR from the coding sequence ATGAGCGCTGTAATTTTCGACAACGTTTCGATCGTCTTCGGGGACAATCCCGACGTCGCCCTGCCGCTCATGGATCAGGGTCAGGATCGCGCAGAAATCCAGAAAAGCACCAAGCAGGTGCTCGGCGTGCACAACTGCTCGCTCGAAGTGGCGCAAGGCGAAATTCTCGTCCTGATGGGGCTTTCGGGGTCGGGTAAATCGACGCTTTTGCGCGCAGTGAACGGGCTCAATCCCGTCGTGCGCGGATCGGTCAAAGTGAATGACGGCAAGACCCACGTCGATGTGACGAACGCCGACGCAGCAACCCTGCGCCGTATTCGTCTCAGCCATGTTTCGATGGTCTTTCAGCAGTTCGGGCTTTTGCCGTGGCGCTCGGTGCGCGAAAACGTCGGCCTTGGTCTCGAACTTGCGGGGCAGAGCAAGACCGAACGCAATGCCAAGGTAGAGGAGCAGCTCACGCTTGTCGGTCTCTCGGATTGGTCCGACCGCAAGGTAGGCGAACTTTCGGGCGGCATGCAGCAACGCGTCGGGCTTGCCCGCGCCTTTGCGACCGATGCGCCGATTCTTCTTATGGACGAGCCTTTCTCTGCGCTCGATCCGCTCATCCGCTCGCGCCTTCAGGATGAACTTCTCGACCTTCAGGCCAAGCTCAGGCGCACGATTATCTTTGTCAGCCACGACTTGGACGAGGCCTTCAAGATCGGCAATCGCATTGCCATCATGGAAGGCGGCCGCATTATCCAATGCGGCACTCCGCGCGAGATCATCACAAATCCTGCAAACGACTATGTCGAGGATTTCGTCGCCCATATGAACCCGCTCGGCGTTCTGACCGCACGCGATGTCATGATGGAAGGAACACCAGGCACCGCGCAAAAGGTGGGTGCCGAAACGCCTGTCCAAGAGGTCATCGCCCTTATGGCCGAAGCCGAAGAACTGGGCGTCACCGACGACGGACAAACCATCGGTGTGATCAATCGCCAGAGCCTTATGACACGGCTTGCCCGCTAG
- a CDS encoding DMT family transporter, with product MTEQRPLFGILWMIVTGLAFVAVNVLVKIVGPRLPAAEAAFLRYALGLVFIVPAIPTLLRMQITARQWKLVSVRGFVHTLAVITWFYAMAHIPMAEVTALNYLNPVLVTVGAALFLGEKLAKRRIIAIGVALIGALIVLRPGAREIDLGHLAMLCTALGFAIGYLIAKQLSSEMSATMVVTMLSLSVTVGMAPFAFVVWVTPTPYELAMLLGVAFFATIGHYTMTRAFAAAPLSVTQPVTFLQLVWSASIGAMFFGEPADGFVLLGGGIIIASISFITWREAQARKRITPAPNEAKH from the coding sequence ATGACGGAACAGCGTCCCCTTTTCGGCATACTCTGGATGATCGTGACAGGACTTGCCTTTGTCGCGGTGAATGTCCTTGTCAAGATTGTCGGGCCACGCCTGCCTGCCGCAGAGGCCGCGTTTCTGCGCTATGCCTTGGGGCTTGTTTTCATCGTCCCCGCCATTCCGACCTTGCTTCGGATGCAGATCACTGCACGACAATGGAAGCTCGTTTCGGTGCGCGGTTTCGTGCATACGCTCGCCGTTATCACGTGGTTCTATGCGATGGCGCATATTCCCATGGCAGAGGTGACGGCGCTCAATTACCTCAATCCTGTGCTTGTGACGGTCGGCGCTGCGCTCTTTTTGGGCGAAAAGCTTGCCAAACGGCGGATCATCGCAATTGGTGTCGCTCTGATCGGAGCGTTGATTGTCCTAAGACCCGGAGCGCGCGAGATCGACCTTGGACATCTGGCGATGCTTTGCACCGCGCTCGGCTTTGCCATCGGCTATCTGATCGCAAAACAGCTTTCGAGCGAGATGTCGGCAACGATGGTCGTCACCATGCTGTCGCTTTCCGTCACCGTCGGGATGGCGCCTTTTGCTTTTGTGGTCTGGGTGACGCCTACGCCTTACGAGCTTGCCATGCTCTTGGGTGTCGCATTCTTTGCGACCATCGGGCACTATACCATGACGCGCGCATTCGCAGCCGCGCCGCTGAGCGTGACGCAGCCCGTGACGTTCCTCCAATTGGTGTGGTCGGCGAGTATCGGCGCGATGTTCTTTGGTGAGCCCGCCGATGGTTTCGTCCTCTTGGGTGGCGGGATCATCATTGCGTCGATCAGCTTTATCACGTGGCGTGAAGCGCAGGCGCGAAAGCGGATCACTCCCGCGCCGAACGAGGCGAAACACTAG
- a CDS encoding LysE/ArgO family amino acid transporter: MPFLTGLQTGLALIMAIGAQNAFVLRQGIRREHVFVVCFICALSDAVLIALGVGGLGAISGVAPWILPLMRWGGVAFLLAYGARAFWAALKGGAALEAEGAAETKLSKIVLTVVALTWLNPHVYLDTVVLLGSIAAQFGAARWEFALGGMTGSFLFFFTLGYGARLLAPVFAKPVAWRVLDVLVGLVMWSIAFKLALG; the protein is encoded by the coding sequence ATGCCGTTCCTGACGGGTTTGCAGACGGGTCTTGCTTTGATCATGGCGATCGGTGCGCAGAATGCCTTTGTTTTGCGACAGGGCATCCGGCGCGAGCATGTTTTCGTCGTCTGCTTCATCTGTGCGCTTTCGGATGCAGTCCTCATTGCTCTGGGTGTGGGCGGCTTGGGCGCGATTTCGGGTGTCGCGCCTTGGATCTTGCCGTTGATGCGCTGGGGCGGCGTAGCCTTTCTTCTGGCCTATGGCGCGCGCGCGTTTTGGGCAGCTTTGAAGGGTGGCGCGGCGCTCGAGGCAGAGGGCGCAGCAGAAACCAAGCTTTCCAAGATCGTGTTGACGGTCGTTGCGCTGACATGGCTGAACCCGCATGTCTATCTTGATACCGTCGTCCTCTTGGGGTCGATTGCGGCACAGTTCGGCGCGGCGCGATGGGAATTCGCTTTGGGGGGAATGACGGGGTCCTTCCTCTTTTTCTTTACTTTGGGTTATGGCGCCCGCCTCTTGGCGCCCGTTTTTGCCAAACCTGTCGCATGGCGTGTGCTTGATGTTCTGGTCGGGCTGGTCATGTGGAGCATTGCGTTCAAACTGGCGTTGGGCTGA
- a CDS encoding YebC/PmpR family DNA-binding transcriptional regulator yields MAGHSKWANIQHRKGRQDAARSKLFSKLAKEITVAAKMGDPDPDKNPRLRLAVKEARSNSVPKDVIDRAIKKSQGGDAESYDEIRYEGYGPNGVAIIVEAMTDNRNRTASNVRSTFSKNGGNLGETGSVGFMFDRKGEIIYPASVGDADTVMMAAIEAGAEDVESDDDVHVIYCADTDLAEVSNALDAALGESESTKLIWKPNISTELDLENAQKLMRLLEVLEDDDDVQRVTSNFTASDEVMEALANG; encoded by the coding sequence ATGGCCGGCCACTCAAAATGGGCAAACATCCAGCACCGTAAAGGTCGTCAGGACGCTGCGCGCTCGAAACTGTTTTCCAAGCTTGCCAAGGAAATCACCGTGGCGGCCAAAATGGGCGATCCTGATCCTGACAAGAACCCGCGTCTGCGTCTTGCCGTAAAAGAAGCCCGTTCGAACTCGGTCCCCAAGGACGTGATCGACCGCGCGATCAAAAAGTCCCAAGGCGGCGACGCCGAGAGCTATGACGAAATCCGCTACGAAGGCTATGGCCCGAACGGTGTTGCGATCATCGTCGAAGCGATGACCGACAACCGCAACCGCACGGCATCGAACGTCCGCTCGACCTTTAGCAAGAACGGCGGCAACCTTGGTGAAACGGGCTCGGTCGGCTTTATGTTCGATCGCAAGGGCGAGATCATCTATCCTGCCTCTGTGGGCGATGCCGACACCGTCATGATGGCCGCGATCGAAGCGGGCGCCGAGGATGTCGAAAGCGATGACGACGTCCACGTGATCTATTGCGCCGATACGGACCTTGCCGAAGTTTCGAATGCGCTCGATGCCGCGCTTGGCGAATCCGAGTCGACCAAGCTGATCTGGAAGCCGAATATCTCGACCGAGCTCGATCTCGAGAATGCGCAGAAACTCATGCGTCTTCTTGAAGTGCTCGAGGACGACGATGACGTCCAGCGCGTGACGTCGAACTTCACCGCCTCCGACGAGGTGATGGAAGCTCTGGCCAACGGCTAA